In a single window of the Callithrix jacchus isolate 240 chromosome 1, calJac240_pri, whole genome shotgun sequence genome:
- the COMMD6 gene encoding COMM domain-containing protein 6 isoform X2 — MAVSSDTCRSLKYPYVAVMLKVADHSGQVKTKCFEMTIPQFQNFYRQFKEIAAVIETV; from the exons ATGGCTGTGAGCTCAGACACTTGCAGATCGCTTAAGTATCCTTATGTTGCAGTGATGCTAAAAGTGGCAGATCATTCAGGCCAAGTAAAGACCAAGTGCTTTGAAATGACGATTCCACAGTTTCAG AATTTCTACAGACAGTTTAAGGAAATTGCTGCAGTTATTGAAACTGTGTGA